TCCATCGGGAATCCCGGTTGCTGGGGAACGAGCCGGCGTTGAGCCCGGGAACAAAGACAACGTCCCATTCCAAACCCTTGGAGGCATGGACGGTCAGCAACTGCACGGCTTCCCTGTTGGTCTCCACCGGGGCGACGTCCAATCCGCCTTCCTCTGATGCCGCCGCCTCCAGCCAGGACAGGAAAGCCAACAAGTCGATACGCTGCGACGTCTGCAGGAACCCGGCCGCAGCGTCCTGGAACGCATCCAGGTTGCGGCGCGCCTGGTGAATGCTGATACCTGGTTTGGCGGCCACTTCGATGTCGAGGAGCATGGCCCGTTCCACTTCTCCGAGGAGCGTGGTGAGGTCGTCGCCAATGTAGCTCCTGAGGAAGCGAAGTTCCGAGGCGAGCCTGGCCAGGCGTTCCAGGGCGGCCTCGCTCAAGCTCCTTCCGTGCCCGGACGTCCAGCCGGGCTTGGGCAGGAAGTCCAGTGCCTCCACCAGACTTGCAGCGTCGGTGATGTCGCTTTCAACCACCACCGCGGCAGGCTCCTCATTGGCATCGAGGGGATCGGGGTGGGAAGCGGGGGCAGACCGGCGACGGGCCAGCGAACGCGACCAATCGCTGAAAGCCATCAGGTCCGCCGGACCAATGCGCCAACGTGCGCCGGCCAGCAACCTCATCAGGGCATCAGAACGTCCGGGATCTGCCAGGACCCGGAGGGTGGCCACCAGGTCCACGATCTCCGGCGTGTCCAGCAGGCCTCCCAGACCGACGATCTCGTACGGGATTCCTTGCAGCTCGAACTCACGACGAAGGCACTCCATCTGGGCGCGCCTGCGGCACAACACGGCCATCGTTGGCCGGACGGGCGTACCGTCCTTCTCCTCTTCGAAGACGGTCCGCTGGTAGCGCCGGACATCGCGGGCGATGACGGCGGCTTCGTCCTCATCGGTGCTGAAACGCCCGATCACGACGCTCCCGTCAGCCGCCGCCGGGCTGGGAACCAGTGCCGGGACCAAGACGCTGGTGGCTGATTCCCTCTCCCCTGCCGGCCCATCCGTTTCCGCGGCCTTGTTCAGGGGCGAGGCTATGGTGTTGGCCGCCTCCAGTATGTTCCGGCCGTTGCGCCAGGCAGTGGTCAAGTACGACGTCGGAGCCACGGAGTACGCCTCAGTGCCGCCTGCCACATCAAGGTGCTTGACCGGAAACTCCTGCACAAAATGGAAAAGCTGGCCCGCCGAAGCACCCCGGAAGCCGTAGATCGATTGGTTGGGGTCGCCCACCGCGGTGACAGCATGGCCCTGTCCGAACAAACGGGAGAACAGGACGAGCTGGGCATGGGAGGTGTCTTGGAATTCGTCCAGCAGCACCACCTTGTAGCGGGCACGTTCGGTGGTGGCAGCAAGGGGGATGTCGCTGGCAATCCGGGCGGCGAGCGCCACGAGGTCACCGAAATCGAGGACCCCACGCTGTCGCTTTGCGTCCTGGTACCGGACCACCATGTCCGCGACGCTGGCACGCGTCCGGAGCATCGACGCCAGCTCACCGGCAGCCTGGGTGGGGTTCTTCTTCGCACCCGCTACGTACGGAAGCTCTTCGAAGGCGTGGACGCGTTCAAGGACCCATTCCCTGACAGCGGCCGGATCCTGAAGGTGTTCGGCACACTCCCCCGCCAGCTGGATGACGGCATTGACCAGGGTTGACTTGGCTGCGGTGAAGTGTTCGTAGTCGCCGTCGTAAGCCTCCACGACTTCACTGGCGAGCTGCCAGGACTGGGCGCCACCCAGCAGGACGACGTCGCGTTCAATGCCCAACCTCAGGCCGTAGTCGGAGACGATGCCGCTTGCGTAGGAGTGGTAGGTGGAGACCTTGGGTTCGAGGTCATCGGCACCCATCAGCCCTTCCGGAAACCCGATGCTGCCATCGTCTTCGGCGGCAATCCGCTGCAGTGTGGCCAGCTTGGTCCGGATGCGGCTGGCAAGCTCCCCTGCGGCCTTCCGGGTGAAAGTCACGCCAAGGACTTCTTCCGGGCGCACCCAGCCGTTTGCCACCAGCCACACCACGCGATCCGCCATGGTGGCGGTCTTGCCGGAACCGGCTCCAGCGATCACCAGGCGCGGTGTAAGGGAGGAGGCAATGATGGCTGATTGCTCGTCCGTGGGGTGGTTCTTCTCACCCAGGATGTCAGCCAGTTGCGATGGTGTGAACCGGGGCTCAGGAACGTCCTCCGCGCCAGGAGTGCTGGAGGCAGAACCATCCAGGAGCTCGATTGTCATTCGGTGACCTGCTTTCCTCTGGCGCACAACGGGCAGATATCGGGGAGGCGGCAACCATGGCCACCATGACCGCCTTTGCTGGGGTCGTGCCGGGCTTCGAACGTCGCCGCAGCCATCAACGCAGCAGCTTCATTGACCAGGCCCTCAGCCCAGTTCTCGGCAGGGTCAAGCGGCTCCTGCTGTTGCACGGCAGGGCTCTTGGCCTTGGTTCCGAGGTGGGCCAGCACGGCTCCCCCGGGGACGGTGCCGTCAGCTCCGGCGTCGGGCGTTTCCGTCCCGGTTCCGGCGTCCCGGAAGGCACCTTGAAGGACTGCCGCCTGGTATGCCCCCAGTTGGGGGTGCCTGGCAACTTCGGCTTTACCAGGCTGGCGTTTTCCGGTCTTGAGGTCCACGATGACCAGCCGGCCCTCGGAATCGATCTCCAAACGATCCACTTGGCCGCGGAGTACCGCGTGCCGCGTGTTCGCTGCCCCGGGTTCGCCAGGTTCAACGGTGTCCACGTGGACATCGGGCAGCTGTACTTCAAAGTCATGCTCGACCGCCAGCAGGCTCCTTCCGTCGCTGCGCATGAGGAGCACATACTGGGCCAGCTTGCGGACCATGAGTTCAGCCCGCTGGAAGTCGAGCTTGCCCTCCCAATTGTCTTTCATGCCAAGGGTGGGCCAGCGCCTGACAAGCTCTGCCACGTACTCGGAACCGGACGCCTCGGGGAGCTCCTGGGCGATGCTGTGCACAAGGGTTCCCAGGCTGCGCGCGAAATCCGTGGCAGCCTCTCCTCCTGCGGCCTGGACAAACCAATCAAGGGGAGACTTGTGGACGGCTTCGACTTTCGAGGGTGAAACGGACACTGTGCCCCCGGGCGGCACCACGGCCGCTTCGGAGCTCAACGGCGCCAGGCCCCACCAGGTGTCCGGGTGCGCGCCTGGGACAGGGGGCTCGGTGCTGGCAAGACGGGCCAGTATCCGCGCAGCCTCCCGCGCGGCTTCCGGACCGCCGGGACCGGACTCGCCTGACTGCGCATGCTGCCGCAACTCCGCGACGAGCGCACGCAGGGTCATGGGACGGTCCACGGGCGTGTAATCGCGCCGGTACTCGCCCCCGCCCAGCGGCGCCACGTAGTCCAGGAAGGCCGAGGGCTGCTCGTCTTCAGAAGATACAGCGGTGCAAATGAGGACCTCGCGGGCACGCGATACTGCAGTCGAAAAACTCCTCAGTTCGTCGTAGCGAATGTCGCGGAGCCGGCTCAGGGGTCCTCGTCTCAGGGCGTAGTCCACTCCATGCTCCACAGCGTCGGCGTACACGGTGCTGCCGAGCAGTTCGCCACGCAACCGGGTGTTGGGCCACACACCTTCCTGGAGACCGGCAACGATCACCACCGGCCATTCCCTGCCTGCAGCGCTGGCCGGCGTCATGATCTCAACGCAGGCCTCAAGCTGGGCACGGGCCGCGAGGGTGTCCATGGGAAGTTCCTGGTTCATCAAGTACTCAAGGAACTGTTCGGGACCGGAGCCTGGCAACTGGTCCACGAACCGTTCTGCCGTATGGAACAGGGCCATCATGGCATCCAGGTCGCGGTCCGCACGCGCCCCGGCGGTGCCGCCTTCAAGCGCTGCGTCCGCCCAGCGGGAGGACAACCCGGTGGCCTGCCATAGTGCCCAGAGAACGGACTCGGCGTTGGCCCCGGGCTGCGCAGCGGCTGCGGCGCCCGCAGCGAACATTCGTGCCAGCCGGCGTGCCGAACTGCCCTCG
This Paenarthrobacter sp. GOM3 DNA region includes the following protein-coding sequences:
- a CDS encoding ATP-dependent helicase, yielding MTATSTKPRKASAALRLLPPRETHYAAPVLSPDQQAVVSLPQGSGPVLVPGGPGTGKSTVLVESAVRRVREDGLDPGSILILAPARHAAAGLRDTFTGRLDRSLSTTPARTWASYAFDVIRRAKAEGILPLARPPKLLSGPEQDLIIKELLEGHSRPGFHLPWPEDLTAALPTRGFRHEIRQLFDRIIESGRTAEDLVGLAYECGRPDWMAAAELYSEYRDVLDLRMPEAFDPAGIITTARQIFQDSPSFLAAERERLQLILVDDAQESNPAVFELLADVAEGKDVVVTYSPDTVVQGFRGARPDLVAELPSLLGGANQEVLELPLWVTHRHTPAVAEAWTRVAARISQRSGGQLARRMEQPPLSEAGEVTSTGEGRVEGHVLPSAVHEMRYVAQRILEAQLREGREFSDIAVIVRNGGQISQLQRYLGGQGIPVRVPVADSAVRDEVAVRPLLEAFAIVLDPAKLTPETAVSLLTSRIGGASAIELRRLRQSLRREELLGGGGRSSDALLVEALVQPGALASLGIEGSSARRLARMFAAGAAAAAQPGANAESVLWALWQATGLSSRWADAALEGGTAGARADRDLDAMMALFHTAERFVDQLPGSGPEQFLEYLMNQELPMDTLAARAQLEACVEIMTPASAAGREWPVVIVAGLQEGVWPNTRLRGELLGSTVYADAVEHGVDYALRRGPLSRLRDIRYDELRSFSTAVSRAREVLICTAVSSEDEQPSAFLDYVAPLGGGEYRRDYTPVDRPMTLRALVAELRQHAQSGESGPGGPEAAREAARILARLASTEPPVPGAHPDTWWGLAPLSSEAAVVPPGGTVSVSPSKVEAVHKSPLDWFVQAAGGEAATDFARSLGTLVHSIAQELPEASGSEYVAELVRRWPTLGMKDNWEGKLDFQRAELMVRKLAQYVLLMRSDGRSLLAVEHDFEVQLPDVHVDTVEPGEPGAANTRHAVLRGQVDRLEIDSEGRLVIVDLKTGKRQPGKAEVARHPQLGAYQAAVLQGAFRDAGTGTETPDAGADGTVPGGAVLAHLGTKAKSPAVQQQEPLDPAENWAEGLVNEAAALMAAATFEARHDPSKGGHGGHGCRLPDICPLCARGKQVTE
- a CDS encoding ATP-dependent helicase, whose protein sequence is MTIELLDGSASSTPGAEDVPEPRFTPSQLADILGEKNHPTDEQSAIIASSLTPRLVIAGAGSGKTATMADRVVWLVANGWVRPEEVLGVTFTRKAAGELASRIRTKLATLQRIAAEDDGSIGFPEGLMGADDLEPKVSTYHSYASGIVSDYGLRLGIERDVVLLGGAQSWQLASEVVEAYDGDYEHFTAAKSTLVNAVIQLAGECAEHLQDPAAVREWVLERVHAFEELPYVAGAKKNPTQAAGELASMLRTRASVADMVVRYQDAKRQRGVLDFGDLVALAARIASDIPLAATTERARYKVVLLDEFQDTSHAQLVLFSRLFGQGHAVTAVGDPNQSIYGFRGASAGQLFHFVQEFPVKHLDVAGGTEAYSVAPTSYLTTAWRNGRNILEAANTIASPLNKAAETDGPAGERESATSVLVPALVPSPAAADGSVVIGRFSTDEDEAAVIARDVRRYQRTVFEEEKDGTPVRPTMAVLCRRRAQMECLRREFELQGIPYEIVGLGGLLDTPEIVDLVATLRVLADPGRSDALMRLLAGARWRIGPADLMAFSDWSRSLARRRSAPASHPDPLDANEEPAAVVVESDITDAASLVEALDFLPKPGWTSGHGRSLSEAALERLARLASELRFLRSYIGDDLTTLLGEVERAMLLDIEVAAKPGISIHQARRNLDAFQDAAAGFLQTSQRIDLLAFLSWLEAAASEEGGLDVAPVETNREAVQLLTVHASKGLEWDVVFVPGLNAGSFPSNRDSRWSSGAAALPWPLRGDRADLPQWDLDQPDQKGWLDAEKDFKSEVQHHGEAEERRLAYVAYTRAKFVLWASSAAWNGSRSGMASMSGFLSELAPLAGLEGDGAEPGPSRRNGRAVVHPESVAEEALPEESPLTATLEVARFPYDPLEGPSDPRTGARLRLVPGRRAAMDQAAASVREFIERPTPGVALDELSGVASKWPQEAELLLDRQRMRTSVQDVHLPSHISASLFVDLGADPAAVLSQLRRPVPREPGISARKGTAFHAWVEEYFGTTGMLDLDEAPGSDAHIDEAYGLDDMVSAFKQSEWAHRAPAFVEVPVETRIGDVVVRGRIDAVFRDPDGHWQLIDWKTGRRPSGQQLASRAVQLAVYRLAWARLQGVPLDDVSAAFYYMVDDSVVRPHDLGTAEELEEIIARALKNSA